A portion of the Pseudomonas synxantha BG33R genome contains these proteins:
- the arnC gene encoding undecaprenyl-phosphate 4-deoxy-4-formamido-L-arabinose transferase, giving the protein MKPYPIHCVSIVIPVYNEQESLPELLRRTTAACKQLAYEYEIILVDDGSRDNSAQLLEDAAAEEGSHVVAVILNRNYGQHAAIMAGFEQCRGEVVITLDADLQNPPEEIPRLVEQAALGYDVVATVRNNRQDSAFRRWPSRLINLAVQRSTGVAMTDYGCMLRAYRRTIVDAMLACRERSTFIPILANGFARHTTEILVHHAEREHGESKYSAMRLISLMFDLLTCMTTTPLRLLSIVGFSLAALGVLFAFALIVMRLAFGADWAGDGLFVLFAVLFVFTGGQFIGMGLLGEYLGRMYSDVRARPRFFIEKVLRNQPAAPTPVVVVDGLVSSHTSTSPSDQVQS; this is encoded by the coding sequence TTGAAACCCTACCCTATTCATTGCGTGTCGATCGTTATCCCGGTCTACAACGAACAAGAGAGCCTGCCGGAGCTGCTGCGTCGTACCACGGCAGCCTGCAAGCAGCTGGCCTACGAATACGAAATCATCCTGGTGGATGACGGTAGCCGCGACAATTCGGCCCAACTGCTCGAAGACGCCGCCGCCGAAGAAGGCAGCCATGTTGTAGCGGTGATCCTCAACCGCAACTACGGCCAGCACGCCGCTATCATGGCCGGCTTCGAACAGTGCCGTGGCGAAGTCGTAATCACCCTCGACGCCGACTTGCAGAACCCGCCGGAAGAGATCCCGCGCCTGGTTGAGCAAGCTGCCCTGGGCTACGACGTGGTCGCCACGGTGCGTAACAACCGCCAGGACTCGGCGTTCCGTCGCTGGCCGTCGCGCTTGATCAACCTGGCCGTGCAGCGCTCTACCGGCGTGGCCATGACCGACTACGGCTGCATGTTGCGTGCCTACCGCCGCACCATCGTCGACGCCATGCTCGCCTGCCGTGAACGCAGCACCTTCATCCCGATCCTGGCCAACGGCTTTGCCCGCCATACCACGGAAATCCTCGTGCACCACGCCGAGCGTGAGCACGGCGAGTCCAAATACAGCGCCATGCGCCTGATCAGCCTGATGTTCGACCTGCTGACCTGCATGACCACCACACCATTGCGCCTGCTGTCCATCGTCGGTTTCAGCCTCGCGGCGTTGGGCGTGCTGTTCGCCTTTGCGCTGATCGTCATGCGCCTGGCCTTCGGCGCCGATTGGGCGGGTGATGGTCTGTTCGTGCTGTTTGCGGTGCTGTTCGTGTTTACCGGTGGCCAGTTCATCGGCATGGGCCTGCTGGGCGAATACCTGGGCCGCATGTACAGCGATGTACGCGCCCGCCCGCGCTTCTTTATTGAAAAAGTGCTGCGCAACCAGCCGGCAGCACCGACTCCAGTCGTCGTCGTTGACGGCCTGGTGTCTTCCCATACTTCTACTTCTCCTTCCGATCAGGTTCAGTCATGA
- a CDS encoding M949_RS01915 family surface polysaccharide biosynthesis protein — protein MNSVQLLRGQLRPALMGLLMTMACVTSVRADEGIALTSIEQVPEGVEVPGKQVAAYTWDDLQGKNLLVLAEQVSEREDDGTQSAFVYAAQYLLKGDRPKRVWMLHDDVQRCEFDASLRFDQAATKVTDLLRDGNTQVTVGYSRTCTSDVSPNEFKLIMRVGKSGKYRLRGLDRVGASWWDEDAGALRGMPLPTDCSVEAQQKLVSQYKEQGTELPLPGCYGDEKDFAKAPAGYLTFMRGHWFALMQRQDADWSQSLAQPQEPAEEVELAP, from the coding sequence ATGAATAGCGTGCAGCTTTTGCGCGGCCAGTTGCGGCCTGCGTTGATGGGATTATTGATGACGATGGCCTGTGTCACCAGCGTACGCGCTGATGAAGGGATCGCACTGACCAGCATCGAACAGGTGCCGGAAGGTGTGGAAGTGCCCGGCAAGCAAGTCGCTGCTTATACCTGGGATGACCTTCAGGGCAAGAACCTGCTGGTACTCGCCGAGCAGGTCAGCGAGCGGGAGGATGATGGCACCCAGTCGGCGTTTGTTTACGCAGCGCAGTACCTGCTTAAGGGCGACCGCCCCAAGCGCGTCTGGATGCTGCACGACGACGTGCAACGCTGCGAGTTCGACGCCAGCCTGCGCTTTGATCAGGCGGCCACCAAAGTCACCGACCTGCTGCGCGACGGCAATACCCAGGTCACGGTCGGTTATTCGCGCACCTGTACCAGTGATGTGAGCCCCAATGAGTTCAAGCTGATCATGCGGGTCGGCAAGTCCGGCAAGTATCGCCTGCGCGGCCTCGATCGCGTCGGCGCCAGTTGGTGGGACGAAGATGCCGGTGCCCTGCGCGGCATGCCGTTGCCCACTGACTGCAGCGTCGAGGCCCAACAGAAGTTGGTCAGCCAGTACAAGGAGCAGGGCACCGAACTGCCACTGCCAGGCTGCTATGGCGACGAGAAGGACTTTGCCAAGGCCCCGGCTGGCTACCTGACGTTTATGCGTGGGCATTGGTTTGCGCTGATGCAGCGACAGGACGCTGACTGGAGCCAGTCCCTGGCGCAACCGCAGGAACCGGCAGAGGAAGTCGAATTGGCGCCGTGA
- a CDS encoding site-specific integrase, with product MTETIRNPLTLYLTRLAPSSQLTMRYVLQDAADRLGFEDLNLEDIDWHLLQPEHVVALVAALREDGYAPNTSSLYVNAIRGVMNEAWRMSLISQDHLLKMRSVKAAAGTRLGQGRNLRRTLIREMLDVCAADPRPQGLRDAAVIGLLYGSGMRKSESVNLDLAQINFDQRSLRVIGKGNKELIKYAPDWAFAKLRAWLEFRREQLKEGEQDDTFLFNRIRRGSHITRERITKHAIYYIARQRGDQVGVKIMPHDFRRSFITRVIEEHDLSIAQKLAHHTNIQTTASYDVRDDNERRRAVDRFDL from the coding sequence TTGACCGAGACTATCCGCAACCCGCTGACCCTCTACCTCACTCGCCTGGCGCCCTCCAGCCAACTGACCATGCGCTACGTGCTGCAGGATGCCGCCGACCGCCTGGGTTTCGAAGACCTCAACCTCGAAGACATCGACTGGCATCTACTGCAACCCGAACACGTCGTCGCACTGGTGGCCGCATTGCGCGAGGACGGCTATGCGCCGAATACCTCATCGCTGTATGTGAATGCGATACGTGGGGTGATGAATGAAGCGTGGCGCATGAGCTTGATCAGCCAGGATCACCTGTTGAAGATGCGCTCGGTCAAGGCTGCCGCCGGTACGCGCCTGGGGCAGGGCCGCAACCTGCGTCGTACACTGATCCGCGAGATGCTCGATGTATGCGCAGCCGATCCTCGGCCCCAGGGCCTGCGGGATGCCGCGGTGATCGGCCTGTTGTATGGCTCCGGGATGCGCAAGTCGGAATCGGTCAATCTCGACCTCGCGCAGATCAATTTTGATCAGCGCAGCCTGCGGGTGATCGGCAAAGGTAATAAGGAACTGATCAAGTACGCGCCGGACTGGGCGTTCGCAAAACTGCGGGCGTGGCTTGAGTTTCGTCGTGAACAACTCAAGGAAGGTGAGCAGGACGACACCTTTCTGTTCAACCGTATCCGCCGGGGCAGCCACATCACGCGCGAACGCATTACCAAACATGCGATTTATTACATTGCTCGGCAGCGCGGTGATCAGGTGGGTGTGAAAATCATGCCCCATGATTTCCGCCGTTCGTTCATCACCCGAGTGATCGAAGAGCATGATTTGTCGATCGCCCAGAAACTGGCGCATCACACCAATATCCAGACCACCGCCAGCTATGACGTACGCGACGACAACGAGCGGCGCAGGGCAGTGGACCGCTTTGATCTGTGA